Proteins encoded by one window of Glycine soja cultivar W05 chromosome 15, ASM419377v2, whole genome shotgun sequence:
- the LOC114385677 gene encoding transcription factor MYBS3-like: MTRRCSHCTNNGHNSRTCPSRGGGGVKLFGVRLTDGSIIKKSASMGNLNLSSSSSAAAAHLQFRSSPSSSNLPAASSPNPSSPCSDPPQGYLSDDPAHVSTFANRRGDRKKGVPWTEEEHRLFLIGLQKLGKGDWRGIARNFVVSRTPTQVASHAQKYFIRQSHATRRKRRSSLFDMVPDMSSDQPSVPEEQVLLPPPENSQPCNEKSQPSLNLSLKSEFEPMETTSQENVQQTNEPMMGSNRLTPMAPHGCFPAYLPVPFPMWPSTWVHPFEEVKGGETCHHQIHKPIPVIPKEPVNVDELVGMSHLSIGEAQVRDREPSPLSIKLLGEPSRQSAFHANVPVGSSDLNNGKDNAIQAV, encoded by the exons ATGACTCGGCGCTGCTCCCACTGCACCAACAACGGCCACAACTCCCGGACATGCCCGTCGCGGGGAGGGGGCGGCGTCAAGCTGTTCGGGGTGAGGCTGACGGATGGATCAATCATAAAGAAGAGCGCTAGCATGGGGAACCTTAacctctcctcctcctcctccgccGCCGCCGCACATCTGCAATTCcgttcatctccttcttcttccaacCTCCCCGCGGCCTCATCGCCCAATCCAAGCTCCCCGTGCTCCGACCCGCCCCAAGGCTACTTGTCCGATGACCCCGCCCACGTCTCCACCTTCGCTAACCGCCGCGGTGATAGAAAAAAAG GTGTGCCATGGACTGAAGAAGAACATCGGCTGTTCTTAATTGGTCTCCAGAAGCTGGGCAAAGGAGACTGGCGTGGGATAGCACGTAATTTTGTTGTATCAAGAACCCCTACTCAAGTAGCAAGTCATGCCCAAAAGTATTTTATCCGGCAGAGTCATGCTACCAGGAGAAAGAGACGTTCCAGCCTTTTTGACATGGTTCCAGATATG TCTTCAGATCAACCTTCTGTGCCAGAAGAACAAGTGCTGCTTCCACCTCCCGAGAACTCACAACCTTGCAATGAAAAATCACAGCCCTCATTAAATCTCTCCCTCAAATCAGAATTTGAACCTATGGAGACTACTTCTCAAGAAAATGTGCAACAGACCAATGAACCTATGATGGGATCAAACAGATTGACACCAATGGCTCCTCATGGATGCTTTCCCGCATATTTACCTGTTCCTTTTCCCATGTGGCCATCAACTTGGGTTCACCCCTTTGAAGAAGTTAAGGGAGGAGAGACATGCCACCATCAGATCCACAAGCCAATCCCAGTCATTCCAAAGGAACCTGTTAATGTTGACGAACTTGTGGGAATGTCTCATCTAAGCATTGGGGAAGCACAGGTACGTGATAGAGAGCCTTCCCCTCTTTCCATAAAGTTGTTAGGAGAGCCCTCAAGGCAGTCAGCATTCCATGCAAATGTCCCGGTTGGTAGTTCGGATTTAAACAATGGCAAGGACAACGCAATTCAAGCTGTCTGA
- the LOC114385764 gene encoding histidine-containing phosphotransfer protein 4-like: protein MDKIPSRRQVAAMKQSLFDQGYLDEQFIQLEELQDDANPNFVEEIVTLYYRDSSRLISSLDHTLESNPLDFNKLDTIMHQFKGSSSSIGAKKVKAECTLFREYCRARNGEGCRRSFQQMKREYATLRKKLETYFQLARQVGPVETAFRPK from the exons atggaCAAAATCCCTTCCCGCAGGCAGGTTGCTGCCATGAAACAGTCCCTCTTTGATCag GGATATCTGGATGAGCAGTTTATCCAACTGGAAGAATTGCAGGATGATGCTAATCCTAACTTCGTTGAAGAAATTGTCACTCTTTACTACCGTGATTCCTCCAGGCTTATCTCTAGCTTGGACCACACTCT GGAAAGTAACCCACTGGATTTCAACAAGCTGGACACAATTATGCATCAGTTTAAAGGAAGCAGCTCAAG CATCGGAGCCAAAAAGGTGAAAGCAGAGTGCACTCTGTTCAGGGAATATTGCAGGGCAAGAAATGGAGAAGG ATGCAGGAGGAGCTTCCAACAAATGAAGAGAGAATATGCAACACTGAGAAAGAAACTTGAAACATATTTTCAG CTGGCTAGGCAAGTTGGGCCCGTGGAGACAGCATTTAGGCCCAAGTAA